The following proteins are co-located in the Paralichthys olivaceus isolate ysfri-2021 chromosome 2, ASM2471397v2, whole genome shotgun sequence genome:
- the LOC109629127 gene encoding neuritin-like, which translates to MGFYMSTQIGGILAFALVFLSVSVSGDSADVKCEKVYRDFSYCVLELGESMDNYQENVTSESGVAAVCSHWEAFHTCALTALSDCQEEVSSIWETLRQDSRKMRFQGSLFDLCSPSSAPSICPNLAALTLPLMLIVTGTSWPTV; encoded by the exons ATGGGATTTTACATGTCGACGCAGATCGGAGGGATTCTTGCGTTTGCTCTGG TGTTCCTGTCCGTCTCGGTGTCAGGAGACTCAGCAGATGTCAAGTGCGAAAAGGTTTACAGGGATTTTTCCTACTGTGTCCTGGAGCTGGGAGAGAGCATGGACAACTATCAGGAGAACGTGACCAGTGAGAGTGGAGTGGCGGCCGTGTGCAG CCACTGGGAAGCTTTCCACACATGTGCCCTCACAGCGCTGTCCGACTGTCAGGAGGAAGTCAGCTCCATCTGGGAGACGCTGAGGCAGGACTCCAGGAAGATGCGCTTCCAGGGAAGTCTGTTCGACCTGTGTAGCCCCAGCTCCGCTCCCAGCATATGTCCAAATCTCGCGGCACTTACACTGCCGCTGATGCTGATCGTGACTGGGACCAGCTGGCCCACTGTATAG
- the LOC109629379 gene encoding translocon-associated protein subunit alpha-like, which translates to MFHLGSKLLLLFLLAFPCGLLSIGHVSAEPDSAEDTNEDADAAVDEEEDDEEVLVEEDQIQASEGEEEETDEGADKLLTSHPDADTTIIFTTGEEFFANEIVRFLVGFTNKGSPDFTVQSLEASFRYPQDFQFHIQNFTALPLNTVVQPQAQASFEYSFIPAQPMAGRPFGLVILLNYLDNEGNVFQTAIYNQTVTITEREEGLDGETMFMYVFLTGLVALMLFGIYQVLETRTKKRLPVKIEKGTGGMSDVDISWIPQETLNVMNKASPKTSPRKRTKRAAGTDQ; encoded by the exons ATGTTCCACCTGGGatccaagctgctgctgctcttcctcctggCCTTCCCCTGTGGACTCCTCTCCATCG GCCACGTCTCTGCAGAGCCAGACTCTGCTGAGGACACCAATGAGGATGCAGATGCTGCCgtagatgaggaggaagatgatgaagaggttCTCGTTGAGGAAGATCAGATACAAGCATCG gagggtgaggaagaggagactgaTGAAGGTGCAGATAAACTGTTAACTTCTCACCCTGATGCCGACACAACCATCATCTTCACGACAGGAGAAG AGTTTTTTGCCAATGAGATTGTGAGGTTCCTGGTGGGTTTCACCAACAAGGGGAGTCCGGATTTCACTGTTCAGTCATTGGAGGCCTCTTTCCGTTATCCCCAAGACTTCCAGTTCCACATTCAGAAT ttcacAGCTTTGCCCCTGAACACAGTCGTGCAGCCGCAGGCTCAGGCCTCCTTTGAGTACTCGTTCATCCCAGCTCAGCCCATGGCCGGTCGTCCATTCGGTCTTGTTATCCTCCTCAACTATCTTGACAATGAG GGTAACGTGTTCCAGACTGCCATTTATAACCAGACTGTCACCAtcactgagagagaggaaggactGGATGGAGAAAC AATGTTCATGTACGTGTTCCTGACTGGACTGGTCGCCCTGATGCTCTTCGGAATATACCAAGTCCTGGAGACGAGGACG AAAAAGAGACTCCCTGTGAAAATAGAGAAGGGCACTGGTGGGATGAGTGATGTGGACATCAGCTGGATTCCTCAGGAGACTCTTAATGTCATGA ACAAGGCTTCCCCGAAAACATCACCAAGGAAACGAACCAAGAGGGCCGCGGGAACTGATCAATAA